The Desulfuromonas versatilis genome has a segment encoding these proteins:
- a CDS encoding DUF1295 domain-containing protein yields MNLFALVLIVLLVFMTLVFAVALQRKDNSIVDIAYGLAFVLAGWSAYLAYGSGHPRQILILSLVTVWGGRLAGHIFWRKRGEPGEDFRYRKWREEWGDTVVWRSFLQVFMLQGLVVFFVALPLLVVIHQPGGELGGFDLLGVLVWLIGFGFEAIGDWQLLRFKKEPGNRGRIIQSGLWRYTRHPNYFGEATLWWGVWLIAVGSPYGFFAVLSPLLIDFLLLKVSGIPMLEAKYENNPEFAAYKERTNAFFPWLPKTGRGEGHD; encoded by the coding sequence ATGAATCTGTTTGCCCTGGTACTCATCGTGCTGTTGGTTTTCATGACCCTGGTTTTCGCTGTGGCGCTGCAGCGCAAGGACAACAGCATCGTCGATATCGCCTATGGCCTAGCTTTTGTGCTTGCCGGCTGGAGCGCCTATCTGGCCTACGGCTCGGGCCACCCCCGGCAGATCCTGATCCTGAGCCTGGTCACGGTCTGGGGGGGGCGGCTTGCCGGGCACATCTTCTGGCGCAAACGGGGTGAGCCGGGTGAGGATTTCCGTTACCGCAAGTGGCGGGAAGAATGGGGGGACACCGTTGTCTGGCGCAGCTTCCTCCAGGTTTTCATGCTTCAGGGGCTGGTGGTGTTTTTCGTGGCCCTGCCGCTGCTGGTGGTCATCCATCAGCCCGGCGGAGAACTCGGCGGGTTCGATCTGCTCGGGGTGCTGGTCTGGCTGATCGGTTTTGGCTTCGAGGCGATCGGCGACTGGCAGCTGCTGCGCTTCAAGAAAGAGCCGGGCAACCGTGGCAGGATCATCCAATCCGGGCTCTGGCGTTACACCCGGCACCCCAACTACTTCGGCGAGGCGACCCTCTGGTGGGGGGTGTGGTTGATCGCTGTGGGGAGTCCCTACGGCTTCTTTGCCGTGCTCAGTCCGCTGCTCATCGATTTTCTGCTGTTGAAGGTTTCCGGGATCCCGATGCTCGAAGCCAAATACGAAAACAACCCAGAATTCGCCGCCTACAAGGAGCGAACCAACGCCTTCTTTCCCTGGCTCCCGAAAACCGGCAGAGGAGAGGGCCATGACTGA
- a CDS encoding chalcone isomerase family protein — MKLSEISLQLGILLLMLLAVPANGQGKVISGVEFEDWILVGGEPLQLKGVAVLTWGIVFDVYAGALYLPGNETGRAWRGDIPKRLELAYFRSFAAEDFVTSSERLLRDQLSESEYAALAERLTVFNRLYRGVRAGDRYNLTYIPGVGTQLRLNNELLGGVEGHDFAQAYFGIWLGERPISSTFRDRLLSESPP; from the coding sequence ATGAAACTCAGTGAGATTTCGCTACAGCTTGGAATACTACTGCTGATGTTGCTGGCGGTCCCCGCGAACGGGCAGGGCAAGGTGATCAGCGGAGTCGAGTTTGAAGATTGGATCCTGGTCGGCGGGGAGCCGCTTCAGCTCAAGGGGGTTGCGGTGCTGACCTGGGGCATCGTTTTCGACGTCTACGCCGGCGCCCTGTATCTTCCCGGGAATGAAACCGGGCGGGCATGGCGTGGCGATATCCCCAAACGTCTGGAACTCGCCTATTTCCGATCGTTTGCGGCCGAAGACTTCGTCACGTCGTCAGAGCGCCTGCTGCGGGATCAGCTTTCGGAGAGCGAATACGCCGCTCTTGCCGAGAGGCTCACTGTTTTCAATCGCCTGTATCGAGGGGTGCGTGCGGGAGACCGCTACAATCTCACCTATATCCCCGGGGTCGGCACGCAGCTTCGCCTCAACAACGAGCTGCTCGGCGGCGTGGAGGGGCACGACTTCGCCCAGGCCTATTTCGGCATCTGGCTGGGTGAACGGCCGATCAGTTCCACCTTCCGCGACCGGTTGCTTTCGGAAAGTCCCCCTTGA
- a CDS encoding NAD(P)/FAD-dependent oxidoreductase has translation MTEAKERSLNIAVIGGGVAGILAAYLLQQRHQVSLFEANAYLGGHTNTVEIPDGPDAGLAVDTGFIVLNDVTYPLFQRFLGSLGVPTRDAEMSFGFQCAKTGLVYAGNNLGGLFAQRRNLASPRFWSLLFEIARFGRLARSELFAGCVPQVTLGDYLRQNRFSSFMIENYLLPMAAAIWSTPALQVADFPAETFLRFFSNHGLLSLRNRPQWKTVVGGSYSYVKAFCKNFRGRIELGAPVAKVFRGPERVRVRFHDGASQDFDRLVVASHADQALRLLGDPSEEETRLLGAWRYQLNRTVLHTDDSLLPKLKSAWAAWNFTRESGGDDQRPAFVTYYMNLLQGFHSRKHYCVTLNRRQPFAPESEIAEFDYHHPQYTFESLATQPHLARLNGRRQTWFCGSYFGYGFHEDAVRSAVAVGRDFGVDL, from the coding sequence ATGACTGAAGCCAAGGAAAGATCACTGAATATCGCCGTGATCGGAGGAGGTGTCGCCGGCATTCTGGCCGCCTACCTACTGCAGCAGCGCCATCAGGTCAGCCTGTTCGAGGCCAACGCTTATCTGGGAGGCCATACCAACACCGTTGAGATCCCCGATGGCCCGGATGCCGGGCTGGCGGTGGATACCGGGTTTATCGTCCTCAATGACGTCACTTACCCGTTATTCCAGAGGTTTCTCGGCAGCCTCGGCGTCCCGACCCGCGACGCGGAGATGTCCTTCGGTTTTCAGTGCGCAAAAACCGGTCTGGTCTACGCCGGCAATAATCTTGGCGGGCTGTTCGCCCAACGTCGGAATCTGGCGAGTCCAAGATTCTGGAGTCTATTGTTCGAGATTGCCCGCTTTGGTCGCCTGGCCCGTTCGGAGCTATTTGCGGGATGCGTGCCCCAGGTGACCCTCGGCGATTACCTGCGGCAAAACCGATTTTCATCTTTCATGATCGAAAACTATCTGCTGCCGATGGCGGCGGCTATCTGGTCAACCCCGGCGCTGCAGGTGGCCGATTTTCCAGCGGAAACTTTCCTGCGCTTTTTCAGCAATCACGGTTTGCTCTCTCTTCGCAACCGGCCGCAGTGGAAAACCGTGGTCGGCGGAAGCTACAGCTACGTCAAGGCCTTTTGCAAGAATTTCCGCGGTCGCATTGAGCTTGGGGCACCCGTCGCGAAGGTGTTCAGGGGCCCCGAAAGGGTTCGGGTACGTTTTCACGACGGTGCCAGCCAGGACTTCGACCGGCTGGTGGTCGCCAGCCATGCGGACCAGGCTTTGAGGCTGCTGGGCGATCCGAGCGAAGAGGAAACGCGGCTGCTCGGTGCCTGGCGCTACCAACTCAATCGCACCGTTCTGCATACGGATGATTCCCTGCTGCCGAAGCTGAAAAGCGCCTGGGCGGCCTGGAATTTCACCCGTGAGTCGGGGGGCGATGACCAGCGGCCGGCCTTCGTCACCTACTACATGAACCTGCTGCAGGGGTTTCACTCCCGGAAACATTACTGCGTTACCCTTAACCGCCGCCAGCCCTTTGCTCCTGAATCGGAAATCGCCGAGTTCGATTATCACCACCCTCAGTACACTTTCGAATCCCTGGCCACCCAGCCCCACCTGGCCAGGCTCAACGGTCGGCGCCAGACCTGGTTCTGCGGCAGCTACTTCGGCTACGGCTTTCACGAAGATGCGGTGCGTTCGGCCGTGGCGGTCGGCCGGGATTTCGGAGTCGACCTATGA
- a CDS encoding DUF1365 family protein produces MKSLIYQGEVSHSRMSPVQHSFRYPVYFYAFDLDELSELERHTPLFGYNRLRPVAIHDRDYLQPGEAPLREKIGTVLREAGFACAPRRVVLVTAARYFNYVFNPISFFYCYGDAGQLLCVLAQVSNTFGEMHLYLLDSSQSDPAKSGLEFFTEKQFHVSPFFPREGTYRFELTEPGERLDNSIHYHRQKQLSLVARIQGRARPLTSGNLLRTIVSHPFSAALTMPRILCQAARLYWQRRLPVYTKPVPDHAMTIRPVPPAPLDRIGQRVCFKFFSRLPQGELHLSLPDGSRHSFGRPGENPLLHLAVREYRFFRRALFSGDIGFGEAYADGDWASDDLPGLLTLLAANEAVMDDRSLVTTAFGRWINYLRHLLRVNTLRGSSRNIREHYDLSNEFFATFLDPTLTYSSALFRDNADSLEQAQLQKLRTIIEKAGLGSEDHVLEIGCGWGSFAIEAVRRTGCRVTGITLSREQLGLARQRVREAGLEERIDLQLRDYRQVEGRYSKIVSIEMLEAVGHAGLKCFFAACDRALVPGGKAVIQVITIPDRKYDAYRFSSDWIRKHIFPGGHIPSLGALAGSMAAGSQLNLASLEHYGLDYARTLDGWRRNLLARREQVLGLGYDEAFLRKWDYYFAYCRAGFAARIIDLAQLVLYKPERG; encoded by the coding sequence ATGAAATCGTTGATCTACCAGGGCGAAGTCAGTCACTCCAGGATGTCACCGGTGCAGCACAGTTTTCGCTACCCGGTCTATTTCTATGCCTTCGATCTGGATGAACTGTCGGAGTTGGAACGGCATACACCCCTTTTCGGCTACAATCGCCTGCGCCCGGTTGCCATCCACGATCGTGACTACCTGCAGCCGGGAGAAGCTCCCCTGCGGGAGAAAATCGGCACCGTGCTGCGCGAGGCGGGGTTCGCCTGCGCACCGCGGCGCGTGGTCTTGGTCACCGCCGCCCGCTATTTCAATTACGTTTTCAACCCGATCAGTTTTTTCTATTGTTACGGTGACGCCGGACAGCTGCTTTGCGTGCTGGCGCAGGTCAGCAACACCTTCGGCGAAATGCACCTCTACCTGCTGGACAGTTCGCAGTCCGATCCGGCGAAATCCGGCCTGGAATTTTTCACTGAAAAGCAGTTCCATGTCTCGCCCTTCTTCCCTCGGGAAGGCACCTACCGCTTCGAGTTGACCGAGCCGGGGGAACGGCTCGACAACAGCATCCATTACCATCGTCAAAAGCAGCTGTCTCTGGTCGCCCGCATTCAGGGCCGGGCCAGGCCCCTGACCAGCGGCAATCTGCTGCGCACCATCGTCAGTCACCCTTTCAGTGCCGCCCTGACCATGCCCCGCATTCTCTGTCAGGCGGCCCGCCTCTATTGGCAAAGGAGGTTACCCGTGTACACCAAACCGGTTCCCGACCATGCCATGACCATTCGGCCCGTCCCGCCCGCGCCGCTCGACCGGATCGGCCAACGCGTCTGCTTCAAGTTCTTCTCGCGGCTTCCCCAGGGCGAGTTGCACCTCAGCCTGCCCGACGGCAGCCGCCACAGCTTCGGCCGGCCCGGGGAAAACCCCTTGCTACACCTGGCCGTGCGCGAATACCGCTTCTTCCGGCGGGCTCTTTTTTCGGGAGATATCGGTTTCGGCGAGGCCTATGCGGACGGCGACTGGGCCAGTGATGATCTGCCCGGTCTGTTGACCCTGCTGGCGGCCAACGAAGCGGTGATGGATGACCGAAGCCTGGTCACGACCGCCTTCGGTCGCTGGATCAATTACCTGCGCCATCTGCTGCGCGTCAACACGCTCAGGGGGAGCTCTCGCAACATCCGCGAGCACTACGACCTGAGCAATGAATTCTTCGCCACTTTCCTCGACCCGACCCTGACCTATTCCTCTGCCCTGTTCCGGGATAACGCCGACAGCCTGGAGCAGGCCCAGTTGCAAAAGCTGCGCACGATCATCGAAAAAGCCGGGCTCGGTTCCGAGGATCATGTGCTCGAAATCGGCTGCGGCTGGGGCAGCTTTGCCATCGAGGCGGTGCGCCGGACCGGCTGCCGGGTCACCGGCATCACCCTGTCCCGGGAGCAGCTTGGCCTTGCCCGCCAGCGAGTGCGCGAAGCCGGGCTCGAGGAACGTATCGACCTGCAGCTGCGCGACTATCGGCAGGTCGAGGGACGCTATTCGAAAATCGTCTCCATCGAGATGCTCGAGGCCGTAGGCCACGCCGGGCTGAAATGCTTTTTCGCCGCCTGCGACCGGGCCCTGGTGCCCGGAGGCAAGGCCGTCATCCAGGTGATCACCATCCCCGATCGCAAATACGACGCCTATCGGTTCAGCTCCGACTGGATTCGCAAGCACATCTTCCCGGGGGGGCACATCCCCTCGCTGGGCGCCCTGGCCGGTTCCATGGCTGCCGGTTCGCAACTGAATCTCGCCAGCCTGGAACATTACGGTCTTGACTATGCCCGGACCCTCGACGGCTGGCGAAGGAACCTGCTGGCCAGGCGAGAGCAGGTGTTGGGGCTCGGCTACGACGAAGCGTTCCTGCGCAAGTGGGATTACTACTTCGCCTACTGCCGGGCAGGCTTCGCGGCCCGGATCATCGATCTGGCCCAGCTGGTTCTCTACAAGCCGGAGAGAGGGTGA
- a CDS encoding thioredoxin domain-containing protein produces MKGLGSYFLGMLLFCCSFSSAFALGVGERAPDFEATSTRGPIVLEKSLEGGPVVLALYYADFTPV; encoded by the coding sequence ATGAAAGGACTAGGGAGCTATTTTCTGGGCATGTTGCTATTTTGCTGCAGCTTTTCATCGGCATTCGCGTTGGGGGTGGGAGAACGGGCTCCTGATTTCGAAGCCACATCCACCCGAGGCCCGATCGTTCTGGAAAAGTCGCTGGAGGGCGGACCGGTGGTGCTTGCCCTCTACTATGCGGATTTCACTCCGGTCTGA
- a CDS encoding DUF2878 domain-containing protein: MLSLGASRLLNVTLYQLGWFCCVLGGAWGYPLAGAILALLPVLVHLLLAESRVAELSLMLVACLLGVLVDSAQQALGVFTFRGSPDWPLWLPLWVFIIWAQFATLFHYALHWLAGRYLLGALLGTVGGPLAYSGGVRLGAAEFGENLLFSLGSLAVVWSLMTPLLIWLASRIGGKAASYRQRPWSRRRRDETQ; this comes from the coding sequence ATGCTCTCCCTCGGTGCCAGCAGATTGCTCAATGTCACGCTCTACCAGCTCGGCTGGTTCTGTTGCGTGCTCGGGGGCGCCTGGGGATACCCGCTTGCCGGTGCCATTCTGGCCCTGCTGCCGGTTCTGGTGCATCTGCTGTTGGCAGAGTCCCGCGTTGCCGAACTCTCCCTGATGCTGGTGGCCTGTCTGCTTGGAGTCCTCGTCGACAGTGCTCAGCAGGCCCTGGGCGTGTTCACCTTCCGGGGCAGCCCCGACTGGCCGCTCTGGCTTCCGCTGTGGGTTTTTATCATCTGGGCGCAGTTCGCCACCCTGTTTCACTACGCGCTTCATTGGCTCGCGGGGCGCTATCTGCTCGGGGCGCTTCTGGGCACGGTTGGCGGGCCTCTGGCGTATTCGGGCGGGGTGCGACTGGGGGCGGCCGAATTCGGGGAAAACCTTCTGTTCAGCCTCGGTTCGCTGGCAGTGGTCTGGTCGTTGATGACCCCGCTGCTGATCTGGCTGGCGTCGCGTATCGGGGGCAAAGCTGCCAGCTACCGCCAGCGGCCCTGGTCTCGGAGGAGACGCGATGAAACTCAGTGA
- a CDS encoding redoxin domain-containing protein, whose amino-acid sequence MQAFQRDLSRFEKLNAQVLGVSSDSLETHRKFSQEYDITFPLIADDGTLKNLYGSRRITYVIDQSQIIRSIQIGVPDNDKLLEALEKLP is encoded by the coding sequence ATGCAGGCTTTTCAGCGGGATCTCTCCCGGTTCGAAAAGCTCAACGCCCAGGTGCTGGGCGTCAGTTCGGATTCATTGGAAACCCATCGTAAATTCAGCCAGGAGTATGACATCACCTTTCCGCTGATCGCTGACGACGGAACCTTGAAAAACCTCTACGGATCGCGAAGAATCACCTACGTCATCGATCAAAGCCAGATCATTCGCTCGATCCAGATAGGAGTCCCGGATAACGACAAGCTGCTGGAGGCGTTGGAAAAACTGCCCTGA
- a CDS encoding NAD(P)/FAD-dependent oxidoreductase yields MACLIELAKKGRRHELHLVDAEPGHCKVTHLHKTFTTPVEGYTVPFAQLAEKFGFRFHHQRVSFAADELPRLENARALPLPQGTLDFDQLVISTGASAIPLRNGEKQGFGLGDLRRGRGVEVFNRLLERSEEEPAQITLVGGGATGIQILFELKEQLRRKRIPHNLRLVDLNERLVPDQPEGFHRYIGKKLQREEIEYYPETRYLDHAEQAIRVEDLRAGRILSMNSHLTLLFPGVTPSPFALESNAYGQVLSGQTVLPSIFSAGDCAYFHSRGLNLLTAQAAVRKGRLVARNILNLAEGKNPYKYRYQEKGYLISLGSVDAIGWLGLRCNLVKGFAASFIKDAMETQYDLFLDGVDTYLGFP; encoded by the coding sequence ATGGCCTGCCTGATCGAACTGGCCAAAAAAGGCCGAAGGCATGAACTGCACCTGGTGGATGCCGAGCCGGGGCACTGCAAAGTCACCCATCTGCACAAGACCTTCACCACCCCGGTGGAAGGGTACACCGTTCCCTTTGCCCAACTGGCCGAGAAATTTGGTTTCCGTTTCCATCATCAGCGGGTCTCTTTTGCCGCAGATGAACTGCCACGCCTGGAAAATGCCAGGGCCCTTCCTCTGCCTCAGGGTACCTTGGATTTTGACCAGCTGGTAATCAGTACCGGCGCCTCGGCTATCCCCCTCCGCAACGGGGAAAAGCAAGGTTTCGGCCTTGGGGACCTGAGGCGGGGCAGGGGAGTCGAGGTTTTCAACCGGCTGCTGGAACGCTCCGAAGAAGAACCGGCCCAAATCACCCTGGTGGGTGGCGGTGCGACCGGGATCCAGATACTTTTCGAATTGAAAGAGCAACTGAGAAGAAAACGAATCCCTCATAACCTCAGGCTGGTCGATCTTAACGAGCGTCTGGTGCCCGATCAGCCCGAAGGCTTTCATCGTTACATCGGTAAAAAATTGCAGCGGGAGGAGATTGAATACTACCCGGAGACCCGCTATCTCGATCACGCTGAGCAAGCGATCCGGGTCGAGGACCTACGGGCCGGCAGGATCTTGTCGATGAATTCTCACCTGACCCTGCTCTTCCCAGGGGTGACCCCTTCACCCTTTGCCCTGGAGAGCAACGCCTACGGGCAGGTCTTGTCGGGCCAGACGGTTCTTCCGTCGATTTTTTCGGCCGGGGACTGTGCGTATTTCCATTCCAGGGGATTGAATTTACTCACTGCCCAGGCGGCGGTGCGCAAGGGACGGCTGGTCGCTCGCAACATCCTCAACCTTGCGGAAGGGAAAAATCCTTATAAATATCGTTACCAGGAAAAAGGGTATCTGATCAGCCTGGGCTCCGTCGATGCCATCGGCTGGCTGGGGTTGCGCTGCAATCTGGTCAAGGGGTTTGCGGCCAGTTTCATCAAGGATGCCATGGAAACCCAATACGACCTGTTTCTCGATGGGGTGGATACCTACCTGGGTTTCCCCTGA